One window of Trifolium pratense cultivar HEN17-A07 linkage group LG5, ARS_RC_1.1, whole genome shotgun sequence genomic DNA carries:
- the LOC123883137 gene encoding 60S ribosomal protein L5-2-like, translating into MVYVKAQKSKAYFKRYQVKFKRRREGKTDYRARIRLINQDKNKYNTPKYRFVVRFTNKDIIAQIVSASIAGDIVLAAAYAHELPHFGLEVGLTNYAAAYCTGLLLARRVLKTLEMDEEYEGNVEASGEDYSVEPADSRRPFRALLDVGLVKTTTGNRVFGALKGALDGGLDIPHSDKRFAGFDKEKKELDAEVHRKYIFGGHVAAYMKTLIEDEPEKYQTHFSEYIKIGIEADGLEELYKKVHANIRADPSIKKSEKQPPKEHKRFNLKKLTYEERKSKLIARLTALNAAVGDDDEDDDE; encoded by the exons ATG GTTTACGTTAAGGCTCAGAAATCTAAGGCTTACTTCAAGAGGTACCAAGTCAAGTTCAAGAGAAGAAGAG AGGGTAAGACTGATTACCGTGCTAGGATTCGGTTGATTAATCAAGATAAGAACAAGTACAACACCCCGAAGTATCGATTTGTTGTTCGATTC ACCAACAAAGATATTATTGCACAAATAGTATCTGCTAGCATTGCTGGTGATATTGTTCTCGCTGCTGCATATGCTCATGAGCTGCCACACTTTGGTCTTGAAGTAGGCCTTACAAATTATGCTGCAG CTTACTGCACTGGACTCCTCTTGGCCCGTCGAGTTCTCAAGACACTTGAGATGGACGAGGAGTATGAGGGGAATGTTGAG GCTAGTGGAGAGGATTATTCAGTGGAGCCTGCTGACTCCAGGAGGCCATTCCGTGCTCTCCTTGATGTTGGTCTCGTTAAGACCACAACTGGAAACCGTGTCTTTGGTGCCCTGAAG GGAGCACTGGACGGGGGTTTGGATATTCCCCACAGCGACAAACGGTTTGCTGGTTTTGACAAGGAAAAGAAAGAGCTTGATGCTGAGGTTCACCGCAAATATATCTTTGGTGGACATGTTGCTGCTTACATGAAG ACTTTGATTGAAGATGAACCAGAGAAATACCAGACCCACTTTAGCGAGTATATTAAGATAGGAATTGAGGCTGATGGTCTTGAGGAGCTGTACAAGAAGGTTCATGCTAACATTCGTGCAGATCCTTCCATTAAGAAATCAGAGAAGCAGCCTCCAAAGGAGCACAAGAG gTTTAATCTGAAGAAGCTTACCTACGAGGAGAGGAAATCCAAGTTGATTGCACGCTTGACAGCTCTTAATGCTGCtgttggtgatgatgatgaggacgATGATGAGTGA